From Saprospiraceae bacterium, one genomic window encodes:
- a CDS encoding cytochrome C peroxidase, whose protein sequence is MGFGIITRLFFLFSWMLVVISCGGDSNEGDLTGIQYEPKAYEVKVPFFFNPLPDNPANPLTYDGVQLGRHLFYDPILSSDSSMSCASCHRPEFAFTDGKAFSTGVTGQMGHRSSMSLLNVAYFSKGLFWDGRSADLETQALEPVENPIELHESWPKVEQKLKRHAAYPAMFRKAFGISDRSEIRKELAAKALAQFQRILITGGESRYAKQLEGKTFFDPDEQDGMEMFFNTNPSLPDAQCGHCHAFPSFQSSDYFNNGLDPAKLGSDFPDPGRGAITGIPLDSGRFKATTLFNWHLTAPYMHDGRFKTIDEVMDHYTQQVKQAPNLDPNVANLVLNVRQKNKVLAFLQTLIDTSYLKNPDVLSPF, encoded by the coding sequence ATGGGTTTTGGGATCATAACTCGTCTTTTTTTTCTCTTTTCATGGATGTTGGTGGTTATTTCCTGTGGAGGAGATTCCAATGAAGGAGACTTAACGGGGATTCAGTATGAACCCAAGGCCTACGAAGTAAAAGTCCCTTTTTTTTTCAATCCCTTACCAGACAATCCGGCCAATCCTTTGACCTATGATGGGGTCCAACTCGGACGACACTTGTTTTACGATCCTATTTTGTCGTCGGATTCGAGTATGTCATGCGCCAGTTGCCACCGCCCTGAATTTGCCTTTACGGATGGGAAGGCATTCAGCACAGGAGTCACAGGTCAAATGGGTCATCGCAGCAGTATGTCATTGCTGAATGTGGCTTATTTTTCAAAGGGTTTGTTTTGGGATGGCCGCAGTGCGGATTTAGAGACTCAAGCCCTTGAGCCGGTAGAGAATCCTATCGAATTGCACGAATCCTGGCCCAAGGTGGAGCAAAAATTGAAAAGACATGCGGCGTATCCAGCCATGTTTCGAAAGGCTTTTGGAATCAGTGACCGGTCTGAGATTAGGAAAGAATTGGCAGCTAAAGCATTGGCGCAGTTTCAAAGAATCCTGATCACCGGAGGAGAAAGCAGATACGCCAAGCAGTTGGAGGGTAAAACCTTCTTTGATCCGGACGAACAGGATGGGATGGAAATGTTTTTTAATACCAACCCTTCCCTTCCAGACGCTCAATGCGGTCACTGTCATGCTTTTCCCAGCTTTCAGTCCAGTGATTATTTCAACAATGGATTGGATCCTGCAAAGCTTGGATCAGATTTTCCGGACCCGGGCAGAGGAGCCATTACCGGAATACCTTTGGACAGTGGTCGATTCAAGGCCACGACCCTTTTCAACTGGCATCTGACAGCACCTTATATGCATGATGGAAGATTCAAAACCATCGATGAAGTCATGGACCACTACACCCAACAAGTAAAACAAGCCCCTAATCTGGACCCCAATGTTGCCAACCTGGTACTGAACGTACGTCAAAAAAACAAGGTTTTGGCGTTCCTGCAGACCCTGATTGACACGAGTTATTTAAAAAATCCAGACGTTTTGAGCCCTTTTTAA
- a CDS encoding 3'-5' exonuclease — protein sequence MTFELSKELVFIDVETTGLHVLRDRILQIAMVKFKPGSDTPEEKMFLIHPGIPISEESIKIHGITPEDLIHQPKFEELAEEIFSFIGDADLAGYNSNRFDVPILMEEFARCGIEFDVENRRLIDVQRIFYKMEPRTLRAAYQFYCGKEIQQAHDAMADVKATIEVLQGQLEKYRDIDLEEEGGEIISKPVQNNVQALHEFTNDQKILDATQRLRYNEAGEIVFNFGKHIGKPVAKILYEDRNYYHWILEKEFSVQVKNLVRKILSDYLAELQSKK from the coding sequence ATGACATTTGAATTGTCCAAAGAACTTGTATTTATTGATGTTGAGACCACTGGTTTGCACGTGCTGAGAGACCGAATTCTCCAGATTGCCATGGTTAAATTTAAGCCCGGATCAGATACACCGGAAGAAAAAATGTTTTTGATCCATCCCGGCATTCCCATTTCTGAAGAGTCCATCAAAATTCACGGTATCACCCCTGAAGATTTAATCCATCAACCCAAATTCGAAGAACTGGCTGAAGAAATTTTTTCTTTTATTGGTGATGCGGATCTGGCGGGATACAATTCCAATCGATTTGATGTACCCATTCTAATGGAAGAATTTGCGAGATGCGGAATTGAATTTGATGTAGAAAATCGCAGGTTGATCGACGTGCAGAGAATTTTTTACAAAATGGAACCCCGCACTTTACGTGCTGCATATCAGTTTTATTGTGGAAAAGAAATACAACAAGCCCATGATGCGATGGCAGATGTCAAGGCGACGATTGAGGTATTGCAGGGACAGTTGGAGAAATACCGTGACATTGATCTTGAAGAAGAAGGTGGTGAGATTATTTCGAAGCCTGTTCAGAACAATGTCCAGGCATTGCATGAATTTACCAACGATCAAAAAATATTGGACGCCACACAAAGGTTGAGATACAATGAAGCAGGTGAAATTGTCTTTAATTTTGGCAAACACATTGGCAAACCTGTGGCCAAAATCTTATACGAGGATCGCAATTATTACCATTGGATTCTTGAAAAAGAATTCTCGGTTCAGGTCAAGAACCTTGTCCGTAAAATTCTGTCAGATTATCTGGCGGAGCTTCAATCCAAAAAGTAA
- a CDS encoding ABC transporter permease subunit, whose translation MKARALFHSWITFWRKRPWLSLSLHLFVLILMGSQCILGPRPILCSYKDRVYVFYWSQNPPVGSELQTALSERDLKWQSIPYDWAIWPLIVSDPYQTNMLHSWQKPSFKSEGPIYVLGSYDLGRSVGSNLLYGFRKSLFLAICSVLLGCLVGIPVAAVMAYYHKEGIHTSLPVFLFWIIGIVICIWIIVVMIHHQQVFWPALWVPVFLFLLYLPIAKLKMNLKKRINWNPDSYLSAGIGLTKSFPSLFLLLFLVNWVTTPNTVFIVFVFGFFIAVSMARYARFLMIRESSKQWVESLKALGLSHRRIIFIHLIPYLVQSLFPLAAMSLGSVVLSESTLTFLGLGLPIGEISLGNMMHSARNFPTAWWVLLFPGLAVFWMVFSFYRWGQEYTHEERIDWQTNH comes from the coding sequence ATGAAAGCCAGAGCCTTGTTTCATTCCTGGATTACATTCTGGAGAAAAAGACCCTGGTTGAGTTTGTCCCTCCATCTTTTTGTTCTGATCTTGATGGGCAGCCAGTGCATTCTTGGACCGAGACCCATTTTATGTTCTTACAAAGATCGGGTGTATGTATTTTATTGGAGCCAAAATCCACCTGTGGGATCCGAGTTGCAGACTGCATTGTCAGAGCGGGACCTAAAGTGGCAAAGTATCCCTTACGATTGGGCCATCTGGCCACTCATTGTCTCAGATCCATATCAAACCAACATGTTGCATTCATGGCAAAAACCATCTTTTAAGTCTGAAGGTCCTATTTATGTATTGGGCAGTTATGATTTGGGTAGAAGCGTTGGTTCTAACTTGCTGTATGGCTTTCGAAAATCACTATTCCTGGCCATTTGCAGTGTTCTCCTGGGTTGTTTGGTAGGAATTCCTGTTGCGGCGGTCATGGCTTATTATCACAAGGAAGGTATTCATACTTCTTTGCCGGTTTTTTTGTTTTGGATCATTGGCATTGTGATTTGTATATGGATAATTGTTGTGATGATACACCACCAACAGGTATTTTGGCCAGCACTTTGGGTTCCGGTATTCTTGTTTTTGCTTTATCTGCCCATCGCAAAATTGAAAATGAATCTGAAAAAACGAATCAACTGGAATCCGGATTCTTACCTGAGTGCGGGAATTGGATTGACAAAATCTTTTCCGTCCCTGTTTTTATTGCTTTTCTTGGTCAATTGGGTGACCACGCCCAATACCGTATTTATTGTTTTTGTGTTTGGTTTTTTTATTGCTGTCAGCATGGCCAGATACGCCCGCTTTTTGATGATTCGCGAGAGTTCCAAGCAATGGGTAGAATCTTTAAAAGCTTTGGGATTGAGCCATCGCAGAATTATTTTTATTCACCTCATTCCGTATTTGGTACAATCCCTGTTTCCGCTGGCAGCCATGTCTTTGGGCAGTGTTGTACTTTCAGAATCCACCCTTACATTTTTGGGTTTGGGTCTGCCGATTGGCGAAATCAGCCTGGGCAATATGATGCACAGTGCAAGAAATTTTCCAACGGCGTGGTGGGTTTTATTGTTTCCTGGATTGGCGGTGTTTTGGATGGTCTTTAGCTTTTATCGATGGGGACAGGAATATACCCATGAAGAGAGGATTGATTGGCAGACCAATCATTAA
- a CDS encoding helix-turn-helix domain-containing protein has protein sequence MYFSENIRFLRQKYQLSQQEAAEHLNIPRTTLGDYERGHTEPNIETLLKIADLYQLSVELLMRFDLTETGADYSDKKGLRILSTTVDSRGRSNIELVRTRAQAGYLESFEDPEFIRELPKIQLPGFKSGMWCRAFEISGDSMAPLQSGSLVICSYVEKLKEIKSGATYVLVSRQNGLVYKRVYPDHKTKTLLLKSDNPMYPSVRIDMEDLTEIWHYEAHLAFGDLLEVFQSWNQYQQQLVLDKLDELNLNIKHLMTKNH, from the coding sequence ATGTATTTTTCGGAAAATATTCGTTTTCTGCGTCAAAAATACCAATTATCCCAACAAGAGGCAGCAGAACATCTCAACATTCCAAGAACCACTCTTGGAGATTATGAACGCGGTCACACAGAACCCAATATAGAAACTTTGTTGAAAATTGCGGACTTGTACCAGCTTTCTGTGGAATTGCTTATGAGATTTGATTTGACTGAAACGGGAGCAGATTATTCGGATAAGAAAGGTTTGCGTATCTTAAGCACCACCGTAGATTCCAGAGGCAGGTCCAATATCGAACTGGTCAGGACGAGGGCCCAGGCAGGATATTTGGAGTCTTTCGAGGACCCAGAATTCATTCGTGAGTTGCCCAAAATCCAATTGCCTGGTTTTAAATCTGGTATGTGGTGCAGGGCTTTTGAAATCAGCGGAGACAGCATGGCGCCGCTTCAATCGGGTAGTCTGGTTATTTGCAGTTATGTGGAAAAATTAAAAGAAATCAAATCCGGCGCAACTTATGTGCTGGTATCCCGCCAAAATGGTTTGGTGTATAAAAGGGTGTATCCAGATCATAAAACAAAAACCCTTTTGCTTAAATCGGATAACCCCATGTACCCTTCTGTCCGAATCGATATGGAAGACCTGACGGAAATATGGCATTATGAAGCACATCTCGCATTTGGAGATCTTTTGGAGGTTTTCCAGTCCTGGAACCAATACCAGCAACAGCTTGTATTGGACAAACTGGATGAGCTAAACTTAAATATCAAGCATTTAATGACAAAAAATCATTAA
- a CDS encoding prolyl oligopeptidase family serine peptidase — protein sequence MVKSLTFVALILLGITALSSQTSLTDTILHGGLLRNYRLYLPKSYSPSKPSALLFNLHGYTSNAIQQEFYGDFRPIADTAGFIIVHPNGTTDQNGSQYWNSGLFPSNVDDIGFLEALIDSLDRNYPIDRKRVFSTGMSNGGFMSLMLACQSKKFRAVASVTGTMTKLVQQVCRPIDPIPVMLIHGTADAVVPYAGNVGLLSVPELLNHFADLFKCDKSKTLIQDVPNRAPNDGTTAEWQIYQSCSDGLEHFKIINGGHTWPGSIIPLPMTCQDFNASAEIWRFFNQSLVNNNTALESDQEELITAPHPADDWLSIKLVNPKDPKILKIFDLTGRLIYTSSNPSNEWSVYSGDWPASNYLIRLESAKGFAVKSVWIQH from the coding sequence ATGGTGAAAAGCTTGACTTTTGTGGCTTTGATTTTGCTAGGCATTACAGCACTTTCCTCGCAAACCAGCTTAACAGATACAATATTACACGGAGGCCTGCTGAGAAATTACCGCCTATACCTCCCCAAGTCTTATTCACCATCAAAACCATCCGCGCTTTTGTTTAATCTGCATGGCTACACCTCCAATGCAATCCAACAAGAATTTTACGGCGACTTTAGACCCATCGCGGACACTGCAGGCTTCATCATCGTTCATCCCAATGGAACCACCGATCAAAATGGCAGCCAATATTGGAACTCAGGATTATTTCCGTCAAATGTGGATGATATTGGATTTCTTGAAGCACTGATCGATAGCCTGGATCGCAATTATCCCATAGACCGCAAAAGAGTCTTTTCAACCGGAATGTCCAATGGTGGATTTATGTCCCTGATGTTGGCCTGTCAGTCCAAAAAATTTAGAGCCGTTGCCTCCGTCACTGGGACCATGACAAAACTTGTGCAACAGGTTTGCCGACCCATAGACCCCATTCCTGTCATGTTGATTCATGGTACCGCTGATGCTGTCGTGCCTTATGCTGGAAATGTTGGACTCCTTTCTGTGCCAGAATTGTTGAATCATTTTGCCGATCTCTTTAAATGCGATAAAAGCAAAACACTGATACAGGATGTACCTAACCGCGCCCCCAATGATGGAACTACAGCAGAATGGCAAATCTATCAGTCCTGCTCAGATGGTCTGGAACATTTTAAAATCATCAATGGCGGACATACCTGGCCAGGATCGATCATCCCTTTACCAATGACCTGTCAGGATTTTAATGCCAGTGCAGAAATATGGAGATTTTTCAACCAAAGTTTGGTCAACAACAACACCGCACTTGAATCAGACCAAGAAGAACTTATCACTGCCCCTCATCCAGCTGATGATTGGTTAAGTATTAAATTGGTAAATCCGAAAGACCCCAAAATCCTAAAAATATTTGACCTCACGGGAAGACTTATTTACACATCCTCCAATCCTTCCAATGAATGGTCTGTTTATTCCGGAGATTGGCCTGCTTCCAATTATCTGATCAGGCTGGAATCTGCAAAAGGTTTTGCAGTAAAAAGCGTTTGGATTCAACACTAA
- the pdxA gene encoding 4-hydroxythreonine-4-phosphate dehydrogenase PdxA produces the protein MDKIRIGISCGDINSISLEVILKALSKDVILESMIPVIYGNIKIVSYHRNIVHLDNISLYVLNPGERPKPGKINIINSWNDQVTLNLGKASVEGGKYAMMALDNALEDLKNQQIDALVTGPVHKHSMKLAGFEYKGHTDYLAEKMGAKNHMMMMISDKIRMGLVTDHIPLKDVAAKITKETLLKKIQMMEQTLVRDFGIEKPNIAVLGLNPHAGEEGMLGNEEEEIIRPAIIESKKSGVFVAGPYPADGFFGTNQFTKFDGILAMYHDQGLIPFKSFNFYSGVNYTAGLPFIRTSPDHGTAFELAGKNEADFRSMFHAIIEAKNIVATRKGYHVMRENPLKKKPKISEEISNN, from the coding sequence ATGGATAAAATTAGAATCGGAATCAGCTGTGGAGACATCAATAGCATAAGCCTCGAAGTCATACTGAAGGCATTGTCAAAAGATGTTATATTAGAAAGTATGATACCCGTCATATACGGCAACATTAAAATCGTCTCTTACCACCGCAACATTGTTCATCTGGACAATATATCACTTTATGTACTCAACCCCGGAGAAAGACCCAAACCTGGAAAAATCAATATCATCAACAGCTGGAACGACCAGGTGACACTCAACCTGGGAAAAGCTTCAGTGGAAGGTGGTAAGTATGCCATGATGGCTTTGGACAATGCATTGGAAGATTTAAAAAATCAGCAAATCGACGCACTCGTTACAGGACCTGTGCACAAGCATAGTATGAAATTGGCTGGATTTGAATACAAAGGACATACGGACTATCTGGCAGAAAAAATGGGGGCCAAAAATCACATGATGATGATGATCAGCGATAAAATCAGAATGGGTTTGGTCACTGACCATATTCCCTTAAAGGATGTGGCTGCTAAAATCACCAAAGAAACTCTGTTGAAGAAAATCCAGATGATGGAACAAACACTGGTGCGTGATTTTGGCATAGAAAAGCCAAACATTGCAGTGCTGGGACTCAACCCCCACGCCGGCGAGGAAGGTATGTTGGGCAATGAAGAAGAGGAAATCATCCGACCCGCCATCATTGAATCCAAAAAATCGGGTGTGTTTGTAGCGGGGCCTTATCCTGCAGATGGCTTTTTTGGGACCAACCAATTTACCAAATTTGACGGCATTCTTGCCATGTACCATGATCAGGGACTCATACCTTTCAAATCCTTCAATTTTTACAGCGGAGTCAATTATACCGCAGGACTACCCTTTATCCGAACTTCTCCGGATCACGGAACTGCCTTTGAATTGGCTGGTAAAAATGAAGCCGATTTTAGGTCCATGTTTCACGCCATCATAGAAGCAAAAAATATAGTGGCCACCAGAAAAGGCTACCATGTAATGAGGGAAAATCCTTTGAAGAAAAAACCAAAAATATCTGAGGAGATCAGCAACAATTAA
- a CDS encoding transposase — translation MDQSKTNNRRRRYDTEFKLNAIHLLESGRNASELADSLGVSKQMLYNWRSQIRITRNASVQPGTNNPYTELEQLRKKLRDVEMERDILKKALNIFSRQT, via the coding sequence ATGGATCAATCAAAGACAAACAATCGGAGGAGGAGGTACGATACCGAGTTTAAGCTTAATGCCATTCATTTGCTCGAATCCGGGAGGAACGCTAGCGAATTAGCTGATTCTCTTGGCGTTAGTAAGCAAATGCTTTACAATTGGCGTAGTCAAATCAGGATTACCAGGAATGCTTCCGTCCAGCCAGGAACAAATAATCCTTATACTGAACTTGAACAGCTCCGTAAGAAATTAAGGGATGTTGAAATGGAAAGGGATATTTTAAAAAAAGCCTTGAACATTTTCAGCCGGCAGACATGA